The Solanum pennellii chromosome 11, SPENNV200 genome contains a region encoding:
- the LOC107004359 gene encoding feruloyl CoA ortho-hydroxylase 2-like, with translation MTSSKFESNDDILDFVIKKANGIKGLVDKSLEIIPNQCIQPKEHRLEKSQIDNQESIPTIDLSNFDDLNVKKSIQEAARKWGFFQIINHGIPIKVLEDLKDAAHKFFELPAEEKVKYYKESYSAGESVLMFWSAIGDKNEKFLEWRDSIKHGCNPENDSNLWPSQTRNQVLEYQKWATPLAKKLLEVLLKGLNVNDFDESLEPLLMGTMAININYYPPCPDPSITIGARRHCDVSCITLLFQDDTGGLYVRGTKGDNWIHVKPIKGALAVNIGDSLQIMSNDRYKSIEHCVAVDSSRARISVPLFVNPCFDSVIGPFSQMLKDGEKPVYKHVLFSDYWNHFFRKRPSGKASLDFAKI, from the exons ATGACTTCATCAAAATTTGAATCAAATGATGACATACTTGATTTTGTAATCAAGAAAGCAAACGGAATAAAAGGCTTAGTAGACAAAAGCCTTGAAATTATCCCAAATCAATGTATTCAACCAAAAGAACACAGACTAGAAAAATCCCAAATTGACAATCAAGAATCAATCCCAACAAttgatttatcaaattttgatgatttaaatgttaaaaaatcaattcaagaaGCAGCAAGAAAGTGGGGGTTCTTCCAAATCATCAATCATGGGATCCCAATTAAAGTTCTTGAGGATTTGAAAGATGCAGCACACAAGTTTTTTGAATTGCCAGCTGAAGAAAAGGTAAAGTATTATAAAGAGAGTTATAGTGCTGGTGAATCTGTGTTGATGTTTTGGAGTGCTATTGGTgataaaaatgagaaatttttgGAGTGGAGGGATAGTATAAAACATGGTTGTAATCCAGAAAATGATAGCAATCTTTGGCCTTCTCAAACAAG GAACCAAGTCTTGGAATATCAAAAGTGGGCTACACCACTTGCTAAAAAGTTGTTAGAGGTGCTACTGAAAGGTCTCAATGTCAATGACTTTGATGAATCTTTAGAACCTCTCTTGATGGGAACAATGGCTATCAACATAAACTATTATCCACCATGCCCAGATCCAAGTATCACCATTGGGGCTCGCCGGCACTGCGATGTCTCCTGCATCACTCTGCTCTTCCAGGATGACACGGGAGGCCTATATGTTCGAGGGACTAAAGGCGATAATTGGATCCACGTAAAACCAATCAAAGGCGCCTTAGCGGTTAACATAGGTGACTCTTTACAGATAATGAGCAATGATCGATACAAGAGTATCGAGCATTGTGTAGCAGTTGATTCGAGTAGGGCTCGAATATCCGTACCGCTATTTGTGAATCCTTGCTTTGACAGTGTCATTGGTCCATTTTCACAAATGCTGAAAGATGGAGAAAAACCAGTGTACAAACATGTCTTGTTTTCTGATTATTGGAATCATTTCTTTCGTAAGAGGCCTTCTGGTAAAGCATCACTAGATTTtgctaaaatttga